Part of the Intestinibacillus sp. Marseille-P6563 genome is shown below.
AACCCATTGCCGTCCGGCAGATTGATGTCAAGGACAATCAAATCATACTCTTGTTTTCTGCAAAACCGTTCGGCAACGATTTTTGTCAGGGCAGCATCTACTTCATAGCCTGCGGCAGACAGGTTATAGCAAAGGGTATTATTCAAAAGGCGGTCATCCTCAACCACTAATATTTTCACGCGTTCACATCCTTTTTCTTTATAGAGTATCAACCAAATGTCACAGAAACCTCACAGGAAAGCAAGTTCCTTAAAAATATTTTATCTCATATCAGGGATAGCAACAAGCAATACGATTTAATTAAGGGTGCGGAGAATATTCCCCGCACCCTTAATCACTCCATGATAATTTCTATAATAACTGTTTCCTCCGCCTGCACCTTCAGCGTGTTCATCAGCCCCACCCAGCGCATGGGGTCACGGGCTTTCAGTTCCTCGGTGACGCCTGCCGCCTCCATCATGCGGGGCAGCATGGCGTCCATCCGTTCACGCGCCGCCCGGTCAATCTCCAACAGGTGCGGGTACAGCTTTTCGCTCAAAATCAAGCTGCTGTAAAGGCCGGGCCGGTGTTCCTTCAGGTAGCGTTGCCGCATACGGCCATACTTGCCGATTGGAGCTTCCGGCTGCTCGGAAAGTTTAAGGTCGGGGATGTAGTAATCTCCGCAGCGGGTGTAAGTCAATTTGCTCATGTTCATTCTCCTTTGCACTGTGATGGTTAAACTGCGGCACTGGCCGGTAAGGTGGCCTTGCGCGGCTCCTGCCTGGGTAGCTGACCGGCAGGGATAAAAATGCCTTTTTCCATGTCCTCGGCCCGGATCGCGGCCTTTGCCGCCTCCACCTGGGCCTTGCGCTTGGCGTTGTAGCGTTCTTCCCATTCCTTCTGCTTGCCATTAGCCTTGCGGCGCAAGTAGTTCTGGTGAAGCCTGTCCTTGCGTTCCTCCTTCTTCCGCAGTTCTTCCTGTTCCTCCGGGGTCAGGGGAACCGGCTGCAAGGCGGGCGGGATATACCGGCCCACAAAATTGAAGTAGATTTCAACCTCCTGCGTAGTGTCCTGGCTGCCTTTGCGGGCGCGTTCATGGACAAGAATTTTCTCTACAAACTCGTTGAGCATGGTATTTGTCAGCGTGTCGAAATTCTCATACTTGTCAATCAGGGCTATAAACTTCTCCGCAGATTTCCGGCTCTGCTCATAGCCGGTAACGGCCTTTTCCAGTTCCGTGATTTCCGCATTGAGAGCGTCCTGCTCTTTGGCATACTGTGCGTCCAGGGCCTCATACCGGGCGTCCGGCAGCTTGCCCAGGGCATTGTCCTCATAGATTTTGCAAATCAGCTTTTCCAGTTCCCCAGCCCGCTTTTGGGCGGCGGCCAGCCGTTTCCGTTTCTTGGATATGTCGGCGGTCTGCTGGGCGGCCTGCGTTTCCTGGACGGTGTGGATAAACTCGGCCCGGTCATTCTTGGAATATTCCGCGATGGCCCGGAGCATATCGGTTATCAAGGTCAGGACAGCCTCGGCCCGGATGCGGTGCTGTGTGCCGCAAAGCGTCCCGCATGGTATTTTGCTGTACTGGCTGCAAGTAAACTGTGGGTCACGCTTGCCATTATTGACGCGATGGACATACATCTTGCCGCCGCAGTCGGCGCAGTACATCAGGCCTGTCAGGGGATGGGCCTCGCCCCAGCCGTCCGGGTAACGCCTGACATTTGCCCGGATACGCTGCACATTGTCAAAGGTTTCTTGGTCGATAATGGCCTCATGGGTATTCTCGAAAATCGTCCACTCGCTTTCGTCAACATAGTGGCTTTTCTTGTCCTTGAAGTGCTTGCGGGTTTTGAAATTGATGGTGTGGCCCAGGTATTCCCGCTTTTTCAGGATGCTCACAATGGTGGATGATCCCCAGCCGTAGGGGTCTTTGACCGGCTTCGTCCTGTTTACTCCTTCGTGAAAGCGTGCCAGATGGACAGCGGGGATTTCAACCTTTGCCTCGGACAGCAGCTTGGAGATTTGATAGGGGCCGTAGCCCTCCATCGTCAGGGAAAAGATACGGCGTACCACTTCGGCGGCTTCTTCGTCCACAAGCCAGTGTTCCCGCTTTTCATCCCACAGATAGCCGTAGATAACGGTGCCGGTCAGGTGCTTGCCGCTCATGCCTTTGGATTTGAACACGGAGCGGATTTTCCGGCTGGTGTCGCGGGCGTAAAACTCGTTCATAATGTTGCGGAAAGGGGTAAAATCATCATCGCCTTTCAGACTGTCTACACCGTCATTGATGGCGATCAGCCGGACACCGCGCTGCCGCAAAATCTCCATGACCTGACCGACTTTCAGATAGTCACGCCCCAGGCGGCTCATGTCTTTGATAACAATGGCCTCCACCCGTCCGGCCTCGACTTCCTCCATCATCGCCAGAAAGCCGGGGCGGTCAAAACGGGTTCCTGATACGCCGTCATCGGTGAAGTGGGTGGGGTTCGGCAGACCATTCCGGCGGGCAAACTCCTCTAACATCTGCTTTTGATGGCTTATGGAGTTACTCTCGCCCTGTAACTCATCATCGCGGCTCAAACGCTCATACAGAGGGGTGATTTTCTCGTTTCTCATGGCTGTACCTCCTGACATGAAAATACTCTAAGTGACTGCTTCACTAACCATGACAAAAACCATGATTAAGAAGTCACTTAGAGCATACAGCTCCCGCCGCCAATTTGTATTTTTTATATTGCTTCACCGCGAAATGGTCGGGGCTGCGTTCTTCCAAATCGGCAAAGAGCAGATCAACGGGGCTTTGGTATTCCTCGTCGTCCTCGCGTGCTTCGCTTGCATTGATAAGTTCAAGCAGCGTTGTAAAGTTCATTTCCTCGGCGGGGGCTTCATACCAAATGTAGCCGATCAACGCGCAATATAATAACCTCTCGGCTTTCACCCAAAAATCTTCCGCGCTTTTTTCTCCCTCGCCTTTGGTATTGACAATAAGGGTATTGACAACCTTTAACACGTCCTTTTCGCTGCGGATATAGACAAACGGGTTATAGTGCATACTTTTCCGAAAGTTTATCGTATTCAGTACCTTAATGCGGTAGCCTGCCCGTTGCAGCAGCTTTCCGCACTCGATTAGGACGGTGCCTTTCGGGTCTGTCAAGACATAGGAAGAATGAAGTTGCATTAAATATGAGGTAGGCACCCTGCGCCTTGCTGACTTTCATCAGTAGGTTTCAGGGAGCCGCCTCCCAAACCGGACGTACACCTCTCAGCGTATCCGGCTTTCCATGAATCACCTTGATTCTTTGGTTTCGTGTAAGAGTTCAAAGCAGTCAGGGCAGAGAGCCAGAGATTTTCTTCTCATTTTCAGCATTTTCTGCTCAAATATATCCCTGCCTTTCAGCGATTTCAGCGTTCTTACGTGGTGCATACATAAATAGTCTGCATGTTCCCCGCAAATCTCGCATACTCCGGCTTTTATGCGGTTTACTATCGTGTGCCTGCTGTCATATTTCCTATAACTCGGCATAACGTCTGCCACATTGTCATAGCCGTCGCTGTGCTTTCTGAATCCATCATGGTAAAATTCGCAGTATTTACGTCCCTTAGTTGTATCGTATGGGATTCTCAGTACTCCGTTTACCATGTGCCGCTTCTTAATAACACTGACATTCGTTCTGTGCTTTCCTGCCAGAGTTTTTAACATGCTGTACCGCACCATGTAGTAATACTTGTGCAATGCGCCTACGTTTTCTGCTATCCGATAGAAGTTATATAACCCTCGAATTTCGGAATTGAAAGTAGACACAATCTCTGCGTCGCTGCGGTTCATCAGGTCTTTCCTTGGCATAGGCCGCCACATTTCTTTGCCTGTGTCATTGTTGCGTTTCACCTGTATCGCTCCCCGTTCCATCGCTTTTTTAATCCATTTTTCTTTCGGCATATACAGGAATACTTTTCCATACCACACCCGTTTCATGTCGCCGTTTTTACAACGCTTCATGTTCTTGGAATGGATTACTTTGAAATCGTACCCCAGATAGCGTACCGGCTTACTGGAATGGGTGACTTTCGTCTTTTCCTCGGACATTTCCAAATGCAGTTTTTCTTGGAGAAAGATTTTTACATCTTCCTTGATTTTTTCTGCGTCCTTTTTGGAGCCGATAACGCCGATTACAAAATCATCGGCGTAACGGTTGTACTGGATTTTCTTGAAGCCTTCCTCAAACGGATTGTAATAGTGCTGATTCATCTTCTTCCTTCTGGAATCCTTAAATTCTTTTACCAGTTCAGGAGTTGATTTTTCTGCGCCCATTAACGCTTTACGTGCCTTTCTGTATCTCCGGGACGCCCGCTCGTATTCTCTGGTCGTCCTTCTGCGTTCTGGCTCGCAATCATACTTTTCTTTGTATTCCTGCATATAGTTGTCCAGTTCGCTGAGGTAGATGTTTGCACATATCGGACTGATACCGCTGCCCTGCGGAACACCGGAGTAGGTGCAGTTGTACTGCCATTGTTCCATATATCCGGCTTTCAGGAACTTCCAGATTAGACCGATAAAAGCCTCGTCTGAAATCCTTTTCCGCAGTAATTCAACCAACACATGATGGTCGAAGTTATCAAAGCACGCCTTAATGTCTCCCTCGACAATCCATGTAACACCTGTGAAGTTTTTCTTCACTTGCGTAAGTGCCGTGTGACAGCTTCTTTTTGGTCTGAAACCGTGTGAATTGTTGCTGAATGTCGGCTCATAGATTGCTTCAAGAATCATTCTGACCACTTCCTGCACTAACTTATCATCAGTAGAAGTGATTCCCAACGGGCGAAGTTTCCCGTTCTTTTTAGGAATGTACTTTCTTTTTGCAGGCTTTGGCTGATATGTCCTGTTGCGTATGGATTCAATAATCCGGTTAATTCTCGGCAGGCTCATGTTGTCCAGCGTCTGCCCGTCTACCCCCTGCGTCATGCTCCCCTGCGACTTCGCAATGTTCGCATATGCAAGGAGATAGAACTCTGGATTGTATAGGTTGCGATATAATCTTTCATATTTGTAGTTACTTACACTTGCCTTTTCTTCAAGGCTTTTCAAGACATGAATCGGATTTCTCATAGTGTCTCACACACCATCCTTTCTGTTTTGAAAATGATTCACTGTTCCCCTTTGCCATGTAGACGGCTTTCCCGTCCGCAGACTACTATGGGAACTCTGTTGCCATGGTGAATATTCAGAACCCCGCATTTCAGCGTTTTCATAGCCTTTCGGCATTTCACTTTAGGCAATCCCCGTTTAGTACGGTATAAACAAGCGTTCCACGTTGTCGGTATGTGACGTTCGCCTTTTTCCACTTTCCCGTGGCTGAACCTGCTCCGAGTATCAGCAGCCGCATAGCCAAACAATGCGACTGTCAGGAACACTGACGAGTACAACCTCTCTACGTCAGGGGTACGCTCTTGGTCCCGATTTCAGGCTGTCATTCAAGCAGTCTAGCTTCCATCCTCATACGTGGATTTTCATTCCGTCACGCCGGCGCTTCTGAGGCTTCAGCGCCCCGTGTCCTCCGTCATGCTATGGTCGCCCTCCGGTTTCCCTTTTGGGGTAAGACGGGGAATGATAGGTTGCGGCACAATGCCGCTTGATACTTTTACCTACTACTTGCTCAAGGTAGGATTTATACCGCCCTTACGGGCGCACTAGGCTTTACGAAAAACCTTGTTTTTCCGCTGCCGCTGCCGCCGATCACCACGACGTTTTTATTTCTCGCGTATTTCGGCTGCTTCGGGCGGCTGTTCATGGTAAGCCGTTCGGTCTGCGTCAAAATGATGTTGTTCTGAAAATCCGGGTCGATATAGGGCTTTATATCTTCGGCGTTGCCCCAACGTGCGCTGCCGTATTCTGCGCCCTTGCGGTATTTCTTCGCGTTTTTCCCTTTGACATAGACAATCAGACGGATAACCACCGCACCGACAATGCCGATAAGCAAATCCAGCGGGTGAACGCTCGGCAAGGCATTTGAAAACGCTTCGGAAAATCCCTGTGTGATATTGAGTATCTTTTCGGAAATATCCGCGCCGGGGGCAAGCCGCACCGCCTGTCCCACCTTATCAAAGAGATAGACAAAGAACACATAGGGGATATTCGGGATTATCAGCTTTTTGTAGTTTATCTGCTTCATATCTCGCGCCCCCTGTCTATTTTCTTTACCTTGTCGCGGGCGGCGTTAAGCTGCTTCGCCTTGTCCTTTGCTGCGGCAAGGGCTTTGCGGATAGAGGGCTTTTTATCCCTAATCAGCTTCTTTGCGGAAAACTCTTGAAACGCTGCGGTCATAACGTCCGCGTCCCTGCCTTTGAAAAACACAAGGTAACGGGTCTGTTCGCCCTTAACCTTTTTCAAAGAAAAATCTATGTTGTACTTCTTCGCGGTACTCTCAAAGGCTTTGATATTGCTGTCGGTGATCTCGATGTTGGAAACACCCGCATTTTGCTTCATAAGCTGCCGCATGGTCTGTTTCCCATGCGGGGCTTTGCTTTTCTGCTCCAAAAACTTTTGGATTGCTTTCTGCAACGCCTGTTCGGTAAGCCTTGCCGCGCCTTTTCCCACGTTGACGGATAGGGCAATCGTTTTTTGGGTTACTTCCTCCTGCAAGGTATCAACTCCTTTCCCGGTAAACTGCGGCTATGCTCATTTGCTGCCGTAAAAGTCGTGATTGACAAGGGCGGTATAGTAGCTGTCAATGGTACTCGGCGCGTTGAACAGCACCGCTTTAAGATACTGCTTGATGTTGCGGATTTTGGTTGTGTTCTCCCTCATGCAGTCCAAAACAAACTCAACGTGGCTGCTGTTCAGCTTCATAAACTTTGATTTGACAAGTTCGGCGGGGTAGTCGTCCCCGGCGATACGGATTGTCTTTCGGGCTGTGCAGACGGTTTCCAGCATGATTTCTACAATCTCGTCCAAACGGTCTTTATCCATTTTGGGGTCTTGAATGAGAATGTCATAGTCGATGTTGTCTTTGATGATTTCCCGATAAATCTCTATTGCGCTGTTTGTTTTCGCTTCCGTTCTTTTCCTTTCCGGCGGCGTAGCCGCTTCGTCCTGCTCATAAGGCAGGGGATTTAGGGAATGGAAAGGAATGGAATGGGTACTTGATAGATCAGTAATTGATTGTTCTTTACTTGATATATCTTTATTTAATTGCGTTGGATTTTCCAACGTAGGTTTTTCCTGCGTAGGTTTTTCCAACGTTGGATTATCCAATGTTGGATTTTCCAATGTAGGTAAATCCGATGTAGGCGGCTGTTCACTGCTGGTAGCTGCTTCCGGCTCTTTGGGCTGCGGCTGCTCATATATGACATAATCCGCACCGCGCAAACGTCCTTTCTCGTCGCGTTCCCGGCTGCGGACGATATATCCGGCTTTTTCAAGTTCTTTGACCGCTTCGCGGATTGCGTCGATCTTCTCCCGGTTGATGTGAGATAAGCCCGCAAGGGTATAATCCCAATCTTCGGGTAAGGACAGCATTTGCGAAAGCAAGCCTTTTGCCTTTAAGGTGAGTTCCTTATTGCGCAAGTGGTGGTTGCTCATAACGGTATAGCCCGTATTTCTCTCAACTCGAAAAACTGCCATTTTTTTATCACTTCCTTTCTCGGTCTGCGTGGAATATTAGAAAGCCGTTTTCGGCGGTTTTGGTATTGCAGTATGCCTTTGCTGTTTTTACGTCTGAAAAGCCTTGTATTATAAGGGCTTTTTCGCGCCTAACGTTCCACGTTACCGCCTGTTTTCGGGCATAAAAAAACCGCAACTCTTTTCA
Proteins encoded:
- a CDS encoding TnpV protein, whose amino-acid sequence is MSKLTYTRCGDYYIPDLKLSEQPEAPIGKYGRMRQRYLKEHRPGLYSSLILSEKLYPHLLEIDRAARERMDAMLPRMMEAAGVTEELKARDPMRWVGLMNTLKVQAEETVIIEIIME
- a CDS encoding recombinase family protein; its protein translation is MRNEKITPLYERLSRDDELQGESNSISHQKQMLEEFARRNGLPNPTHFTDDGVSGTRFDRPGFLAMMEEVEAGRVEAIVIKDMSRLGRDYLKVGQVMEILRQRGVRLIAINDGVDSLKGDDDFTPFRNIMNEFYARDTSRKIRSVFKSKGMSGKHLTGTVIYGYLWDEKREHWLVDEEAAEVVRRIFSLTMEGYGPYQISKLLSEAKVEIPAVHLARFHEGVNRTKPVKDPYGWGSSTIVSILKKREYLGHTINFKTRKHFKDKKSHYVDESEWTIFENTHEAIIDQETFDNVQRIRANVRRYPDGWGEAHPLTGLMYCADCGGKMYVHRVNNGKRDPQFTCSQYSKIPCGTLCGTQHRIRAEAVLTLITDMLRAIAEYSKNDRAEFIHTVQETQAAQQTADISKKRKRLAAAQKRAGELEKLICKIYEDNALGKLPDARYEALDAQYAKEQDALNAEITELEKAVTGYEQSRKSAEKFIALIDKYENFDTLTNTMLNEFVEKILVHERARKGSQDTTQEVEIYFNFVGRYIPPALQPVPLTPEEQEELRKKEERKDRLHQNYLRRKANGKQKEWEERYNAKRKAQVEAAKAAIRAEDMEKGIFIPAGQLPRQEPRKATLPASAAV
- a CDS encoding reverse transcriptase domain-containing protein, coding for MRNPIHVLKSLEEKASVSNYKYERLYRNLYNPEFYLLAYANIAKSQGSMTQGVDGQTLDNMSLPRINRIIESIRNRTYQPKPAKRKYIPKKNGKLRPLGITSTDDKLVQEVVRMILEAIYEPTFSNNSHGFRPKRSCHTALTQVKKNFTGVTWIVEGDIKACFDNFDHHVLVELLRKRISDEAFIGLIWKFLKAGYMEQWQYNCTYSGVPQGSGISPICANIYLSELDNYMQEYKEKYDCEPERRRTTREYERASRRYRKARKALMGAEKSTPELVKEFKDSRRKKMNQHYYNPFEEGFKKIQYNRYADDFVIGVIGSKKDAEKIKEDVKIFLQEKLHLEMSEEKTKVTHSSKPVRYLGYDFKVIHSKNMKRCKNGDMKRVWYGKVFLYMPKEKWIKKAMERGAIQVKRNNDTGKEMWRPMPRKDLMNRSDAEIVSTFNSEIRGLYNFYRIAENVGALHKYYYMVRYSMLKTLAGKHRTNVSVIKKRHMVNGVLRIPYDTTKGRKYCEFYHDGFRKHSDGYDNVADVMPSYRKYDSRHTIVNRIKAGVCEICGEHADYLCMHHVRTLKSLKGRDIFEQKMLKMRRKSLALCPDCFELLHETKESR
- a CDS encoding PcfB family protein, translating into MQEEVTQKTIALSVNVGKGAARLTEQALQKAIQKFLEQKSKAPHGKQTMRQLMKQNAGVSNIEITDSNIKAFESTAKKYNIDFSLKKVKGEQTRYLVFFKGRDADVMTAAFQEFSAKKLIRDKKPSIRKALAAAKDKAKQLNAARDKVKKIDRGREI
- a CDS encoding DUF6017 domain-containing protein; its protein translation is MAVFRVERNTGYTVMSNHHLRNKELTLKAKGLLSQMLSLPEDWDYTLAGLSHINREKIDAIREAVKELEKAGYIVRSRERDEKGRLRGADYVIYEQPQPKEPEAATSSEQPPTSDLPTLENPTLDNPTLEKPTQEKPTLENPTQLNKDISSKEQSITDLSSTHSIPFHSLNPLPYEQDEAATPPERKRTEAKTNSAIEIYREIIKDNIDYDILIQDPKMDKDRLDEIVEIMLETVCTARKTIRIAGDDYPAELVKSKFMKLNSSHVEFVLDCMRENTTKIRNIKQYLKAVLFNAPSTIDSYYTALVNHDFYGSK